A portion of the Sabethes cyaneus chromosome 3, idSabCyanKW18_F2, whole genome shotgun sequence genome contains these proteins:
- the LOC128739917 gene encoding venom protease-like has protein sequence MRLLIQNSQKRDPNIENFVLQSICGNRDTSQIVCCAVFRFAQQITTTAATSGSFFFSNVQSMATQTTQTAPTSTIGQQYGQYRLPTNPVDMCGMSNASHSRVVGGVDAQRGAWPWIAALGYRASNFDLTTGPRFLCGGTLITSRHVLSAAHCIQNLLYFVRLGEYDITSDSDGANPIDIYVEKSFTHEQYNEKTVQHDIALIRLQQDVQISDAIKIICLPVEQAIRSSDITYYSPFVAGWGTTSFRGPTASRLQEVQVVILPTDQCAFNYQLYFPNQVFDDTVLCAGFPQGGKDSCQGDSGGPLMLPQYYYYNLVGIVSYGYECAKEGFPGVYVKVGPYIPWIESKLNL, from the exons ATGCGTCTCCTCATTCAAAACTCTCAGAAGCGTGATCCTAATATAGAAAATTTTGTGCTTCAGAGCATTTGTGGAAATCGCGATACTTCACAAATT GTGTGCTGTGCCGTGTTCAGATTCGCACAGCAAATCACTACTACTGCTGCTACCTCAGGATCATTCTTCTTCTCAAATGTACAGTCAATGGCTACTCAAACTACTCAAACCGCTCCTACTAGTACCATTGGACAACAGTATGGACAATACAGATTACCTACAAATCCTGTCGACATGTGTGGAATGTCCAACGCATCTCATTCGCGAGTCGTTGGTGGAGTGGATGCCCAACGTGGAGCGTGGCCGTGGATTGCTGCATTGGGTTACCGTGCGAGCAATTTTGATCTAACCACTGGACCGAGATTTCTATGTGGAGGCACTTTGATAACGAGTAGACACGTGCTAAGTGCTGCACATTGTATTCAAAATTTACTTTACTTTGTAAGACTCGGAGAGTATGACATAACCTCTGACAGTGACGGTGCAAATCCTATCGATATTTACGTCGAAAAATCCTTCACCCATGAGCAGTATAATGAGAAGACGGTTCAACATGACATTGCTCTCATTCGTTTGCAACAAGATGTGCAGATTTCGGATGCAATTAAGATCATTTGTTTGCCGGTAGAGCAGGCAATTCGTTCATCTGACATAACTTACTACTCACCATTcgttgccggctggggtacaaCGTCTTTCCGAGGCCCAACCGCTAGTCGACTTCAGGAAGTGCAAGTGGTCATCCTTCCGACTGACCAATGTGCCTTCAACTATCAGTTGTACTTTCCGAATCAGGTATTTGACGATACTGTGCTTTGTGCCGGGTTTCCCCAGGGCGGAAAGGATTCCTGTCAAGGCGACAGCGGTGGACCGCTGATGTTACCGCAG TACTACTATTACAATCTGGTTGGAATTGTATCTTACGGATATGAGTGTGCGAAGGAAGGTTTTCCAGGAGTATACGTGAAGGTGGGCCCGTATATACCGTGGATCGAATCAAAGTTGAATCTTTAA
- the LOC128744739 gene encoding venom serine protease Bi-VSP has product MKFVLGLALFSFLFVSSVYPQARSCYTPNGQIGVCQSLQYCPSLVRLYQYDRTQRTVNFLVASQRSCGNRVFGGYPVLCCTDGVSYEEQPTTRSPFIEVPTTTTTTTTTTTTTTPKPQTLAPVTNAPTHQEDCIGPDRREGYCISLRDCPSLLNEFIQRQKDPQYVNYIQQSNAICNYIQPNVCCPLESSVTNAPVIPPPTVAPPPAPVTDGPPVPKNNNLITLANPEEGCGYSKVQHQRVVGGVPAALNGWPWMALIGYKNTLGEVSFKCGGSVITKRHVLTAAHCIRNDLSSVRLGEHDTSTDAETNHIDIPVVKTVTNPQYDKKDGHSDLAILYLGEDVTFNDAVRPICLPTSDPIRTRTLDGLMPFVAGWGRTQEGGKSANVLQELQLPVISNSECRDLYSKIGKAFSDKQFDNAVLCAGVIQGGKDSCQGDSGGPLMFPQRVGTEYRYYQMGIVSYGIGCARAEVPGVYTRVTQFIDWIQEKVAQPI; this is encoded by the exons ATGAAGTTTGTCTTAGGCTTagcattgttttcttttttgtttgtgAGCAGTGTTTATCCACAAG CACGTTCTTGTTACACTCCTAATGGTCAAATTGGAGTATGTCAGTCGCTGCAATATTGTCCATCATTGGTTCGCCTGTATCAATATGATAGAACACAGCGCACAGTAAACTTTTTGGTTGCATCTCAACGTAGCTGTGGTAATCGTGTATTCGGTGGTTATCCGGTTCTTTGCTGTACGGATGGTGTCTCTTACGAGGAACAGCCTACCACCAGATCACCTTTCATTGAAGTGCCTACTACAACCACTACTACTACCACTACAACTACAACGACTACACCTAAACCGCAGACACTAGCTCCAGTTACAAATGCTCCCACGCATCAAGAAGATTGTATTGGCCCTGACCGCAGAGAAGGATACTGCATTA GCTTACGAGACTGTCCATCTCTTCTGAATGAATTCATACAACGTCAAAAGGATCCACAGTATGTTAACTACATACAGCAATCGAATGCTATCTGCAATTATATTCAACCTAACGTATGCTGTCCTCTGGAATCATCAGTTACTAACGCACCTGTCATTCCACCCCCGACAGTAGCACCTCCGCCGGCACCAGTTACCGATGGACCTCCTGTTCCGAAAAATAACAATCTTATTACTCTTGCCAACCCTGAAGAGGGATGCGGTTATAGTAAGGTTCAACATCAACGAGTTGTTGGTGGTGTGCCTGCTGCATTGAATGGTTGGCCGTGGATGGCCCTAATTGGGTATAAAAATACCCTAGGAGAGGTGTCATTCAAGTGTGGTGGTTCGGTTATCACTAAACGGCATGTATTAACAGCCGCTCATTGCATTCGTAACGATCT TTCTTCGGTTCGCCTTGGAGAGCATGATACTTCGACCGATGCAGAAACCAATCACATTGATATTCCCGTTGTTAAG ACGGTAACGAATCCACAGTATGATAAAAAAGACGGTCATTCGGATCTGGCGATTCTCTATCTTGGTGAAGATGTAACGTTTAACG ATGCCGTGCGTCCAATTTGTCTTCCCACTAGTGATCCAATAAGAACTCGTACCCTGGATGGGTTGATGCCGTTTGTGGCTGGTTGGGGTCGAACGCAAGAAGGTGGAAAATCTGCAAATGTACTGCAAGAGTTGCAACTGCCAGTCATATCAAATTCCGAATGTCGCGATTTGTACAGCAAAATAGGAAAAGCTTTTTCTGACAAACAATTCGACAACGCAGTGCTATGTGCTGGTGTTATACAGGGCGGAAAGGATTCATGCCAGGGTGACAGTGGAGGTCCATTAATGTTTCCCCAACGTGTTGGAACCGAATACCGTTACTATCAAATGGGTATTGTTTCCTACGGTATTGGATGTGCACGTGCCGAAGTTCCCGGAGTTTATACAAGAGTGACACAGTTTATAGACTGGATCCAAGAAAAAGTAGCTCAGCCAatctga
- the LOC128741208 gene encoding ras-like protein 2, with protein sequence MSRYNQSNHGSYAQTYKLVVVGGGGVGKSAITIQFIQSYFVHDYDPTIEDSYNKQCVIDDIPAKLDILDTAGQEEFSAMREQYMRSGEGFLLVFAVTDHASFDEIYKFHKQILRVKDRDEFPMLMVGNKSDLDHQRVVSLEEAQQLSRQLKIPYIECSAKLRINVDQAFHELVRVVRKFQLSERPLIDEKKKRKGGKKKCCIL encoded by the exons ATGTCTCGATACAATCAATCAAATCACGGCAGCTATGCTCAGACCTATAAACTGGTTGTAGTGGGTGGAGGAGGAGTTGGAAAATCAGCAATTACTATACAGTTTATACAG AGTTATTTTGTCCATGATTATGATCCAACTATTGAAGACTCATACAACAAACAATGTGTTATCGACGATATTCCTGCCAAACTTGATA TTCTGGATACTGCTGGTCAGGAAGAATTCAGCGCAATGCGAGAACAGTACATGAGATCTGGCGAAGGGTTCCTGTTAGTATTCGCCGTGACTGATCATGCGAGTTTTGATGAAATTTACAaatttcataaacaaattctgCGCGTGAAAGACCGTGATGAATTTCCGATGTTAATGGTAGGAAATAAATCCGACTTGGATCACCAGAGAGTTGTTTCTTTAGAAGAAGCCCAGCAGCTGAGCAGGCAACTGAAGATTCCATACATCGAATGTAGTGCTAAGTTAAGAATCAATGTGGATCAGGCGTTCCACGAATTGGTTCGTGTAGTAAGAAAGTTTCAACTATCGGAAAGACCGCTAATCGacgagaagaaaaaacgaaagggTGGGAAGAAAAAGTGTTGTATACTCTAA
- the LOC128739918 gene encoding uncharacterized protein LOC128739918 produces the protein FQIMSLADVCWKLLLFPWIAKLGQWKEICWLHFQTTTPFPFITLPNGYTFPSTTTTSPFTFIPLTTTPMNASTGTTTTTSVPSSTTTTAQSTLFSTTLSTFPALTSTTFQTTQSTGTPITVTTSPITSTVPTVPLTSTTFATSSASTVNSSLITQTFPTAPLTSTLISSLFPTVTFTTPFPTSTIPRVTLTTLPPITTVTNISPLPTFPTFLSTLYPPTSPGVVQTTSTTCSPIPPTCPPYLPPGIPPTSSGIDPRPLPRQLPNGCPCIDVRQQNYALNTFR, from the coding sequence TTTCAAATTATGTCACTAGCTGATGTTTGTTGGAAATTATTGCTGTTTCCGTGGATTGCAAAACTTGGTCAATGGAAGGAGATTTGCTGGCTTCACTTCCAGACAACAACTCCGTTTCCTTTCATCACACTGCCAAACGGATACACATTTCCTTCCACAACTACGACGTCACCGTTCACTTTCATTCCGCTTACAACGACACCCATGAACGCTAGCACCGGAACAACCACCACCACATCTGTTCCATCCAGTACCACAACGACCGCTCAAAGTACATTGTTCAGCACAACGTTATCAACATTTCCCGCGCTGACATCGACGACATTTCAAACAACACAATCTACAGGAACTCCAATAACAGTGACTACATCCCCTATCACTTCAACAGTACCTACTGTCCCATTAACAAGCACTACATTTGCCACTTCCAGTGCGTCTACCGTTAATTCATCTTTGATAACTCAAACATTTCCAACAGCTCCCTTGACGTCGACACTAATTTCCTCGCTCTTCCCAACAGTAACGTTTACCACACCTTTTCCTACCAGCACAATTCCAAGAGTTACACTAACGACTCTACCCCCAATAACGACAGTGACTAATATATCACCTCTTCCAACTTTTCCCACATTCTTGTCTACACTTTACCCGCCCACGTCGCCAGGTGTTGTTCAAACTACATCAACAACTTGTTCACCAATACCGCCAACGTGTCCTCCTTATCTACCACCTGGTATTCCCCCCACTTCATCCGGCATTGACCCGCGACCGTTGCCTAGACAGCTGCCCAACGGCTGTCCTTGCATAGATGTTAGACAGCAGAACTATGCTTTAAATACCTTTCGATAG